A genomic window from Flavobacterium johnsoniae includes:
- a CDS encoding gliding motility-associated C-terminal domain-containing protein, with product MAKNYINLLRFVILFIFLNFYSSKINAQCAGTNGQKIICDIENPANESLSLFSLLGGSPVPGGTWSDNNNLKGLDPATGILHPQLITKGGVYEYTYTAPNTAGCTNNKAVVTITIGAFQGVGSQATVCNDSNYFNLFTAFDSNSMGPHSNGQWTNSEGKVVPQSIYIGDIDKKTTLQFTYTVPPVLECSPASKSTTVLVTVLRAPKPGEPEHLRLCGTTDLAGYTNLNLNDRLEGEDGGGIWTGPGITSNTDHNVNLQELFDTSGPGEYTFRYTVLAVPDNYICNNKSSDVIVTLEKRLDFTGAKIVVEKDICESDIATATYSAKITQGPDSIPNGQYVVNFDVTGASSGSGYAIADFINGQLNFPINSSYFQRVGSYTVKVTNISPNFGLNLCTNIFNPFSTVLTVHPLPRLNGAILTSTPTCQNKPGLMQLNAPQLLDGDYRITYNINGDNIATGETAILKAVGGKATFEIPGSLNVKSGLSVIIILNIVNITYPTPQCASPANVAGNLTINPLPNATTVSVVANNYCLNEPVPVAISGLGNLTNAKISYQLSDSNVSTVQTITQAVTNGRIDFVIPATMLPNIGSTKITLLNLTNTVTTCDINLVNVADDFVIYPLPAAPNVDNQQFCKVDETTIANLEPIGAQYKWYNSPTSTTPLASTLLLQNGNYYVRETSANGCNSEASVVAVIINDSPVPVLNSDGQNFCGLKNPTIADLSNNTNVPSTVVWYDAPNDGNLLSASTRLTEQGRYYGFNFPDTGCFSSGYIEVTVTLTSCDDVPNDFFVPDGFSPNGDGTNDSFVIKDIEFLYPDYTLEIYNRYGIEMYKGDKNKLAWDGKNYEKSGIAGGIAPNGVYFYVLHFNKGNKKPQQGRLYLNR from the coding sequence ATGGCAAAAAACTACATTAATTTATTAAGGTTTGTAATACTTTTTATTTTTTTAAACTTTTATTCTTCAAAAATTAATGCTCAATGCGCAGGTACAAATGGACAAAAAATAATTTGTGATATTGAGAATCCTGCTAACGAGTCTTTATCTTTATTTTCATTATTAGGAGGCTCTCCAGTTCCAGGCGGAACTTGGTCTGATAATAATAATTTGAAAGGTTTAGATCCTGCAACTGGTATTTTACACCCTCAACTTATTACTAAAGGAGGTGTTTACGAGTATACTTATACAGCTCCAAATACTGCAGGATGTACAAACAATAAAGCTGTCGTAACCATTACTATTGGTGCATTTCAAGGTGTTGGTTCTCAGGCAACTGTTTGTAACGATAGTAATTATTTTAATCTTTTTACAGCATTTGACAGTAATTCGATGGGGCCACATTCAAATGGACAATGGACAAATAGCGAAGGAAAAGTTGTGCCGCAATCTATTTATATAGGTGATATAGATAAAAAAACTACGCTACAATTTACATATACAGTGCCGCCCGTATTAGAATGTTCGCCAGCATCAAAATCTACAACAGTCTTAGTAACAGTTTTAAGAGCTCCTAAACCAGGTGAACCAGAACATTTAAGATTGTGTGGGACAACAGATTTAGCTGGATATACCAATTTAAATTTGAATGACCGACTTGAGGGTGAAGATGGTGGAGGTATTTGGACTGGACCTGGAATTACGTCAAACACAGATCATAATGTTAACCTTCAGGAATTATTTGATACTTCTGGCCCTGGAGAATACACCTTTAGATATACTGTTTTAGCTGTTCCTGATAATTATATTTGTAACAATAAGAGTAGCGACGTAATAGTGACTTTAGAAAAAAGACTTGATTTTACAGGCGCAAAAATTGTTGTTGAGAAAGATATTTGTGAATCTGATATTGCTACCGCAACTTATTCTGCAAAAATTACACAAGGACCAGATAGTATTCCTAACGGTCAATACGTTGTTAATTTTGATGTTACTGGAGCAAGTTCTGGATCTGGTTATGCAATAGCAGATTTTATAAATGGACAACTTAACTTTCCGATAAATTCGTCATATTTTCAGCGAGTAGGAAGTTACACTGTAAAGGTGACAAATATTTCTCCAAACTTTGGTTTGAATTTATGTACAAATATCTTTAATCCATTTTCAACAGTTTTAACTGTGCACCCATTGCCAAGATTAAACGGAGCTATACTTACATCAACACCAACTTGTCAGAATAAACCGGGATTGATGCAATTAAATGCGCCTCAATTACTTGATGGAGATTATCGTATTACTTATAATATAAATGGAGACAATATAGCAACAGGAGAAACTGCTATTTTAAAAGCGGTAGGAGGGAAAGCAACTTTTGAAATTCCCGGTAGCTTGAATGTAAAGAGTGGCTTATCAGTCATTATAATTTTGAATATTGTAAACATTACCTACCCAACTCCGCAATGTGCAAGTCCCGCTAATGTGGCTGGAAATTTAACTATAAACCCGCTTCCAAATGCTACGACTGTTAGTGTTGTTGCTAATAATTATTGTTTGAATGAACCAGTCCCTGTCGCTATTTCGGGATTAGGAAATTTAACCAATGCAAAAATTTCATATCAGCTTTCAGATAGTAATGTTTCTACTGTTCAAACGATTACTCAAGCAGTAACAAACGGAAGAATAGATTTTGTAATTCCAGCGACAATGCTTCCGAATATTGGCAGTACCAAGATTACATTATTAAATCTAACTAATACAGTAACGACCTGCGATATTAATTTAGTTAATGTAGCAGATGATTTTGTAATATATCCGCTTCCTGCTGCTCCAAATGTAGACAATCAGCAATTCTGTAAAGTAGATGAGACTACAATCGCTAATCTAGAACCAATAGGAGCTCAATACAAATGGTATAATTCTCCAACATCAACAACGCCTCTTGCGAGTACTTTATTATTGCAAAATGGTAATTATTATGTAAGGGAAACTTCTGCGAATGGCTGTAATTCAGAAGCTTCTGTGGTTGCTGTTATAATAAACGATTCTCCAGTTCCGGTTTTAAATTCAGATGGACAAAATTTCTGTGGCTTAAAAAATCCAACTATAGCTGATTTATCAAATAATACAAATGTGCCATCAACAGTAGTTTGGTATGATGCTCCAAATGATGGGAATTTATTATCTGCTTCAACTCGTTTAACCGAACAAGGCAGATATTACGGATTCAATTTTCCAGATACAGGTTGTTTTTCTTCAGGATATATTGAAGTTACTGTAACGCTAACATCTTGTGATGATGTACCAAACGACTTTTTTGTGCCCGATGGTTTTTCTCCAAACGGAGATGGTACAAACGATTCATTTGTAATTAAGGATATTGAATTTTTATACCCTGATTATACTCTTGAAATTTATAACAGATATGGAATCGAAATGTATAAAGGAGATAAAAATAAACTAGCGTGGGATGGGAAAAATTACGAAAAGAGCGGTATAGCAGGCGGAATTGCACCCAACGGAGTTTATTTTTATGTACTGCATTTCAATAAAGGCAACAAAAAGCCGCAGCAAGGCCGTCTTTATTTAAATCGATAA
- a CDS encoding OmpA family protein, with product MKKLLVIIFVFSIQFINAQDQELIRAKKFFDRTYYSEAIVLYQKLADERPSQEVIKNLADSYFYTNDLVKAQRYYRLLVKNYNKDLNREYYFRYAQTLKATNSVEDANNNLKEYYALSGNPDDVVNFEKSLKTLENVSAIGKRFEIKNLAINTPNSEFGAVKYNDNLVFAGVKLKPGILDKKFKWDNETYLNLVSIPLKNINSADSTVQYFAKELKTGMHESNAVFTKDGKTIYFTRNNSKNGKKKKDEKKISNLQIFKAELVNGKWTNITSLPFNSPNYSVEHPALSADEKVLYFASDMPGSLGSFDIYSVNINKGAFDTPKNLGPNVNTAKREQFPFASADNKLYFSSEGHLGYGSLDVFVSEITGSEYGEAVNIGLPLNSNLDDFAFNIDSNTKEGYFASNREGGKGSDDIYQFKEIKDLIVEDCKQFIAGIITDVDTKLALENATVILQDSENKTLNTITTSPDGKFSFTVPCEASYKVSAFKENYTNASTILTLDKTRDKNNDASLALKSLEAIKQEEKLIAENKRKQEIIIEENNKKKEALAAIELKEKEKKAKEAAIVAAEVKKKEKVQEILAQEKDVVKDKDRLIIKTDPIYFDYNMWYIRKESKVVLGRVVELMKKYPGMVIEIGSHTDSRGNAKFNEDLSQKRANSTREFIIQSGIDAKRVSAKGYGESVPIIKCKTDQACSEEDHELNRRSEFVIKNL from the coding sequence ATGAAAAAACTACTTGTTATTATATTCGTATTTTCAATACAGTTTATAAACGCTCAAGATCAGGAATTGATTAGAGCAAAGAAATTTTTTGATAGAACATATTATAGTGAAGCTATTGTTTTATATCAAAAATTAGCAGACGAAAGACCTTCGCAAGAAGTGATTAAGAATTTAGCCGATTCCTATTTTTATACAAATGATTTGGTTAAAGCACAACGCTATTACAGATTATTGGTAAAGAATTACAATAAGGATTTAAATAGAGAATACTATTTCAGATATGCTCAGACCTTAAAAGCAACGAACAGCGTTGAAGACGCAAATAATAATTTAAAGGAATATTATGCGTTATCTGGAAATCCTGATGATGTTGTAAATTTTGAAAAAAGCTTAAAAACATTAGAAAATGTTTCGGCAATAGGAAAACGTTTTGAGATTAAAAATCTTGCTATAAATACACCAAATTCAGAATTTGGAGCGGTAAAATACAACGATAATTTAGTCTTCGCGGGTGTAAAATTAAAACCTGGAATATTGGATAAAAAGTTCAAATGGGATAATGAAACCTATTTGAATTTAGTTTCTATTCCATTAAAAAATATAAATTCAGCAGATTCTACTGTGCAGTATTTTGCAAAAGAATTAAAAACTGGAATGCACGAATCGAATGCTGTTTTTACAAAAGATGGCAAAACAATTTATTTTACCAGAAATAATTCTAAAAACGGAAAGAAGAAGAAAGATGAAAAGAAAATATCAAATCTTCAAATCTTTAAAGCAGAATTGGTAAACGGAAAATGGACGAATATAACGTCACTTCCGTTCAATAGTCCGAATTATTCGGTAGAACATCCAGCGTTAAGCGCAGATGAAAAAGTATTGTATTTCGCTTCGGATATGCCAGGTTCTTTAGGCTCTTTTGATATTTATTCGGTTAATATCAATAAAGGCGCATTTGATACTCCGAAAAATTTAGGTCCGAATGTGAATACAGCTAAAAGAGAGCAATTTCCTTTCGCTTCTGCGGATAATAAACTTTATTTCTCATCAGAAGGACATTTGGGATACGGATCGTTAGACGTTTTTGTTTCTGAAATTACAGGTTCAGAATATGGAGAAGCCGTAAATATCGGATTGCCATTAAATTCAAATTTAGATGATTTTGCCTTTAATATTGATTCAAATACCAAAGAAGGATATTTTGCTTCGAATAGAGAAGGAGGAAAAGGCAGCGATGATATTTATCAATTTAAAGAAATAAAAGATTTAATTGTTGAAGATTGTAAACAGTTTATTGCCGGAATTATTACCGATGTTGATACCAAATTGGCTTTAGAAAATGCAACTGTAATTTTGCAAGATTCAGAAAATAAAACTTTGAATACCATTACAACTTCTCCAGACGGAAAATTCAGTTTTACAGTTCCTTGCGAGGCTTCTTATAAGGTTAGTGCTTTCAAAGAAAATTATACTAATGCTTCTACAATTCTGACTTTGGATAAAACCAGAGATAAAAATAATGACGCTTCTCTAGCCTTAAAATCTTTAGAAGCCATTAAACAGGAAGAAAAGTTAATTGCTGAAAATAAGAGAAAGCAGGAAATTATTATAGAGGAAAATAATAAGAAGAAAGAAGCGCTTGCGGCAATCGAATTGAAAGAAAAAGAGAAGAAAGCCAAAGAAGCCGCGATTGTTGCTGCTGAAGTTAAAAAGAAAGAAAAAGTACAAGAGATTTTAGCGCAAGAAAAAGATGTTGTAAAAGATAAAGACAGATTAATCATTAAAACTGATCCGATTTATTTTGACTACAATATGTGGTACATTCGTAAAGAATCGAAAGTGGTTTTAGGAAGAGTTGTCGAATTAATGAAGAAATATCCTGGAATGGTAATTGAAATTGGTTCGCATACCGATTCGAGAGGAAATGCAAAATTCAATGAAGATTTATCACAAAAAAGAGCCAATTCGACAAGAGAATTTATCATCCAATCTGGAATCGATGCAAAAAGAGTTTCTGCAAAAGGATATGGAGAATCAGTGCCGATTATAAAATGTAAAACAGATCAAGCTTGTTCTGAAGAAGATCATGAATTGAACAGAAGATCTGAATTTGTAATTAAAAATTTATAA
- the folE gene encoding GTP cyclohydrolase I FolE: MINNEEFLDEIGDNHFSSNAKNPLRADAFDITDEEKIEKIKKDVESILQTLGMDLTDDSIKGTPNRVAKMFVKEIFGGLNPAKQPKASTFDNNYKYGEMLVEKNITVYSTCEHHLLPIIGRAHVAYISSGRVIGLSKMNRIVEYYAKRPQVQERLTMQIVQELQKALGTEDVACVIDAKHLCVNSRGIKDIESSTVTSEFGGKFKDPQTKREFLDYIKLETQF; this comes from the coding sequence ATGATAAACAACGAAGAATTTTTAGACGAAATAGGAGATAATCATTTCAGCAGTAACGCAAAGAACCCTTTAAGAGCGGATGCTTTTGATATAACTGATGAAGAAAAAATAGAAAAAATTAAAAAAGATGTTGAAAGCATTCTACAAACTCTTGGAATGGATTTGACAGACGACAGCATTAAAGGTACTCCAAACCGAGTTGCAAAAATGTTTGTAAAAGAAATTTTTGGCGGTCTTAACCCAGCAAAACAGCCAAAAGCTTCTACTTTTGATAATAATTACAAATATGGCGAAATGCTTGTAGAGAAAAACATTACGGTTTATTCTACTTGCGAACACCATTTACTGCCAATTATCGGACGTGCTCACGTGGCTTATATCTCAAGCGGACGCGTTATTGGTTTATCAAAAATGAACAGAATTGTAGAATACTACGCAAAAAGACCTCAGGTTCAGGAGCGTTTAACTATGCAGATTGTTCAGGAACTTCAAAAAGCTTTAGGAACAGAAGATGTTGCTTGCGTTATCGATGCAAAACACCTTTGTGTAAATTCTCGCGGAATTAAAGATATCGAAAGCAGCACAGTAACGTCTGAATTTGGTGGAAAATTCAAAGATCCTCAAACTAAAAGAGAATTCTTAGATTACATTAAATTAGAAACACAGTTTTAG
- a CDS encoding PDZ domain-containing protein gives MKKYIVLFFGVFLPFALFGQSAFLMENNATKTTIPFKLINNLIFIPIKVNGVELNFLLDSGVEETILFSMEDKQEVSFNNVEKIKLRGLGSEEEIEGLKSTKNVLETHGLKSDDHMVYIILDQSFNLSSHIGIPVNGIIGHKFFKNNLVEINYQKKKIVVHSKNTKFQEKLDKKFKLIPITIERSKPYILTVATVNNQKIEAKLLIDIGNSDAFWIFENDKIKLPSKNFPDFLGKGFSGDIEGHRAKIDQFSIDEFDFKKPIVSFPDSLSIRNVKMVPGRIGSLGGEILKRFTVVLDYKDKKLYLKKNNKFGEPFTYNKSGISVQHNGLQWVQETVHMETVRVVNTPDEFQGGKDSNNFKYKFALKPIYEIVNVRRNSAAEKCGLRKGDIIVSINRIQPYKYSLQQINNLLKSEEDIWVNMEVERNSVVLKFRFKLEDEL, from the coding sequence ATGAAAAAATATATAGTATTGTTTTTTGGGGTATTCTTACCTTTTGCGCTTTTTGGGCAAAGCGCTTTTTTGATGGAGAACAATGCGACAAAAACCACAATTCCTTTTAAACTAATTAATAATCTGATTTTTATTCCGATAAAAGTAAACGGAGTAGAACTTAATTTTCTGCTAGATTCTGGTGTTGAGGAAACAATTCTGTTTAGTATGGAGGATAAACAGGAAGTTAGTTTTAATAATGTTGAAAAAATCAAACTTCGGGGTTTAGGAAGCGAAGAGGAAATTGAAGGTCTGAAATCGACTAAAAATGTTTTAGAAACTCATGGTTTAAAGTCGGATGACCATATGGTTTATATTATTTTGGATCAAAGTTTCAATTTGTCTTCGCATATCGGAATTCCTGTAAATGGAATTATTGGACATAAATTTTTTAAAAATAATTTGGTAGAAATCAATTACCAAAAAAAGAAAATTGTTGTTCATTCTAAAAACACTAAGTTTCAAGAAAAATTGGATAAAAAATTTAAATTAATTCCGATAACTATTGAAAGATCTAAACCTTATATATTAACCGTTGCAACTGTCAATAACCAAAAAATTGAAGCAAAACTGTTAATTGATATTGGTAATAGTGATGCTTTCTGGATTTTTGAAAATGATAAAATTAAACTTCCAAGCAAGAATTTTCCTGATTTTTTAGGAAAGGGATTTAGCGGTGATATTGAAGGGCATCGTGCTAAAATAGATCAGTTTTCGATTGATGAATTTGATTTTAAAAAACCAATTGTTTCTTTTCCTGATTCACTTTCAATTCGAAATGTAAAAATGGTTCCAGGACGTATCGGTTCGTTGGGTGGAGAAATACTCAAAAGATTTACTGTTGTTTTAGATTATAAGGATAAAAAACTCTATTTAAAGAAAAACAACAAATTTGGCGAACCTTTTACTTATAACAAAAGCGGAATTTCTGTTCAGCATAACGGACTCCAATGGGTTCAAGAAACTGTGCATATGGAAACCGTTAGAGTGGTTAATACACCTGATGAGTTTCAGGGGGGTAAAGACAGTAATAATTTTAAATACAAATTTGCCCTAAAACCGATTTATGAAATTGTCAATGTGCGTAGAAATTCTGCTGCCGAAAAATGCGGATTACGCAAAGGTGATATTATAGTAAGTATTAATAGAATTCAACCCTATAAATACAGCTTGCAGCAAATAAATAATCTTTTAAAGTCAGAGGAAGATATTTGGGTTAACATGGAAGTTGAAAGAAATAGTGTAGTCTTAAAATTTAGATTTAAACTTGAAGATGAGCTTTAA
- the yidD gene encoding membrane protein insertion efficiency factor YidD: protein MLSKILIYPFVLLVRFYQTAISPFTPATCRFEPTCSSYMIQALQIHGLFYGGFLGIKRILSCHPWGRTGYDPVPEKKCNHKH from the coding sequence ATGTTATCAAAAATTCTAATATATCCTTTTGTGCTACTGGTTCGTTTTTATCAAACGGCAATTTCGCCATTTACCCCAGCAACTTGCAGATTTGAACCAACGTGTTCTAGCTATATGATTCAAGCATTACAAATTCACGGCTTGTTTTACGGAGGATTTTTAGGAATAAAACGTATTTTAAGCTGTCACCCTTGGGGAAGAACTGGATACGATCCAGTTCCAGAAAAAAAATGCAATCACAAACATTAA
- the cysS gene encoding cysteine--tRNA ligase has protein sequence MPLYNSQPLKIYNSLSGEKEDFKPIHEGNVGMYVCGPTVYSNVHLGNVRTFMSFDVIFRYFLHLDYKVRYVRNITDVGHIVDDVDEGEDKIAKKARLEQLEPMEVVQRYTVDFHDILKSFNFLPPSIEPTATGHIIEQIEIIKKIIATGIGYEANGSVYFDVVKYNETNNYGILSGRNIEDMLANTRDLDGQSDKRNPQDFALWKKAEPEHIMRWPSPWSDGFPGWHLECTAMSTKYLGNHFDIHGGGMDLKFPHHECEIAQNEACTGQSPVNYWMHANMLTLNGKKMAKSTGNNILPGEILSGDNNILSKPFSASVTRFFMLQAHYRSILDFSDDAIVAAEKGYKRLMEAVEALPNIVPGKTSSIDFRAWKQLCYDAMNDDFNTPILIAQLFEAVRFINLLKDGKETISEEDLKSFQTAVNAFVFNVLGLSDEKNADGDNDKLEGVVNMLIGMRNQARADKNFALSDQIRDQLIALGIQLKDGKEGTSFSIQ, from the coding sequence ATGCCACTATATAATAGTCAACCTCTAAAAATATACAATTCACTTTCGGGTGAAAAAGAAGATTTCAAACCAATCCATGAAGGAAACGTTGGAATGTATGTTTGTGGACCTACAGTATATAGTAATGTTCACTTAGGAAATGTGAGAACTTTTATGTCTTTTGACGTAATTTTCAGATATTTTCTTCATTTAGATTATAAAGTTCGCTATGTTAGAAATATTACCGACGTTGGACATATTGTGGATGATGTTGATGAAGGTGAAGATAAAATTGCAAAAAAAGCACGTTTAGAGCAGTTAGAACCAATGGAGGTTGTTCAGCGCTATACGGTAGATTTTCATGATATTTTAAAATCTTTCAATTTCTTACCGCCTAGTATCGAGCCAACTGCAACCGGACATATTATCGAGCAAATTGAGATTATCAAAAAAATTATAGCAACCGGAATTGGATACGAAGCCAACGGTTCTGTTTATTTTGATGTTGTAAAATATAACGAAACCAACAATTACGGTATCTTAAGCGGCAGAAACATCGAAGATATGCTTGCTAATACTCGTGATTTGGATGGACAATCTGACAAGAGAAATCCGCAGGATTTTGCACTTTGGAAAAAAGCTGAACCTGAACACATTATGAGATGGCCTTCGCCTTGGAGCGATGGGTTTCCAGGATGGCACCTTGAATGTACTGCAATGAGCACGAAATATCTTGGTAATCATTTTGATATTCACGGAGGCGGAATGGATTTAAAATTTCCACACCACGAATGTGAAATTGCTCAAAATGAAGCTTGTACAGGTCAATCTCCTGTAAACTACTGGATGCACGCCAATATGCTTACCTTAAACGGAAAGAAAATGGCAAAATCTACTGGAAATAATATTTTACCAGGCGAAATTCTTAGCGGAGATAACAACATTTTAAGCAAACCTTTTTCTGCTTCTGTAACTCGTTTTTTCATGCTTCAAGCACATTACAGAAGTATTTTAGATTTTTCTGATGATGCAATTGTTGCAGCTGAGAAAGGATACAAAAGATTAATGGAAGCTGTTGAAGCACTACCTAATATTGTTCCTGGAAAAACCAGCTCAATTGATTTTAGAGCATGGAAACAGCTTTGTTATGATGCTATGAATGACGATTTTAACACACCAATTTTAATCGCTCAACTATTTGAAGCTGTTCGCTTTATCAATCTATTAAAAGATGGAAAAGAAACAATTTCAGAAGAAGATTTAAAAAGTTTCCAAACAGCAGTAAATGCTTTTGTTTTCAATGTCTTAGGTCTTAGTGATGAGAAGAACGCAGATGGAGACAATGATAAACTAGAAGGCGTTGTTAATATGCTTATAGGCATGCGAAATCAAGCAAGAGCAGACAAAAATTTTGCATTGTCAGATCAAATTCGCGACCAATTAATTGCATTAGGCATACAGCTAAAAGACGGAAAAGAAGGAACTTCATTTAGCATACAATAA
- a CDS encoding pyridoxal phosphate-dependent aminotransferase: MPTISHKGKNMPESPIRKLAPFADLAKKKGHKVYHLNIGQPDIKTPEVAIEAVKNIDLTLIEYSPSAGYESYRKKLAHFYQRQNVNVNTEDIIVTTGGSEALLFALATITDPGDEIIIPEPFYANYHAFASSTSATVVPLVSTIETAFALPSIEEVERLITPKTKAILICNPGNPTGYLYTETEIKQLASLIKKHDLYLIADEVYREFLYDGNDVHFSVMNLEDVQQNVIMVDSVSKRYSMCGARIGCLVTKNKEVLATVMKFAQARLSPPTIEQIACEAAIDTPQSYFDEVISEYKERRDTLIAELNKIDGVIVTKPKGAFYCIAELPIENSDDFAQWLLESYDLNGETVMIAPAKGFYSTPGMGLNQVRIAYVLNKKDLITAVNILKEALLVYNNR; encoded by the coding sequence ATGCCAACAATTTCACACAAAGGCAAAAACATGCCTGAATCTCCGATACGCAAGCTGGCTCCTTTTGCAGATTTAGCAAAGAAAAAAGGACACAAAGTGTATCACTTAAACATTGGTCAACCGGATATCAAGACACCCGAAGTGGCCATCGAGGCGGTAAAAAATATTGATTTAACTCTTATAGAATACAGTCCGTCTGCCGGATATGAAAGCTATAGAAAAAAATTAGCTCATTTTTACCAGCGTCAAAACGTAAACGTTAACACAGAAGACATCATTGTTACAACAGGTGGTTCTGAAGCCTTACTTTTTGCGCTGGCCACAATTACAGATCCTGGAGACGAAATCATAATACCAGAACCATTTTATGCTAATTATCATGCATTTGCATCTTCAACGAGCGCAACTGTAGTTCCTCTTGTTTCTACTATTGAAACTGCTTTTGCTTTGCCAAGCATTGAAGAAGTAGAAAGATTAATAACACCAAAAACAAAAGCCATTCTGATTTGCAATCCCGGAAATCCGACTGGATATTTATATACTGAAACAGAGATTAAGCAATTAGCAAGTTTAATCAAAAAACATGATTTATACTTAATTGCTGACGAAGTGTATCGCGAATTTCTGTATGACGGAAATGATGTTCATTTTTCTGTAATGAATCTTGAAGATGTACAGCAAAACGTTATTATGGTCGATTCTGTATCAAAACGTTACAGCATGTGCGGCGCAAGAATTGGCTGTTTAGTGACTAAAAATAAAGAAGTTCTAGCAACAGTAATGAAATTTGCTCAAGCACGTTTAAGTCCGCCAACAATCGAACAAATTGCCTGTGAAGCTGCAATTGATACGCCTCAAAGCTATTTTGATGAAGTAATTTCAGAGTATAAAGAACGTCGTGATACATTAATTGCCGAATTAAATAAAATCGATGGAGTTATTGTAACAAAACCAAAAGGAGCTTTTTATTGCATTGCAGAATTGCCAATAGAAAATTCAGACGATTTTGCGCAATGGCTTTTAGAAAGTTATGATTTAAATGGTGAAACTGTCATGATTGCTCCCGCAAAAGGCTTTTATTCAACTCCAGGAATGGGATTAAATCAGGTTCGTATTGCTTATGTATTGAACAAAAAAGATTTGATTACAGCCGTAAACATTTTAAAAGAAGCTTTGTTGGTTTATAACAACAGATAA
- a CDS encoding PorP/SprF family type IX secretion system membrane protein encodes MKKILLFINFLFCLSVSAQQDPEYTHYMYNMSVVNPAYATGVPAMMNFGGLYRTQWVGAYGAPKTFTFFGHTAITDKIEAGISFVSDDIGDGAKKENNVYADFAYVLKLSNKDKLSLGLKAGFSSMQSNFNGFRFTDPQTDYAFSENINATKPNIGVGAYYFRDNLYVGLSVPNLLKSKYIEEKSGVNAFGSEEIHTFLTAGYVFQLNDMLKLKPAFMSKFVKGSPITLDVTANVLYNEKFEFGAAYRIDDSVSALFNINVTPTLRVGYAYDYTLTNFGQFNSGTHEIMLLFDLDLLGKGFDKSPRFF; translated from the coding sequence ATGAAAAAAATACTACTCTTTATAAATTTCCTTTTCTGTTTGTCGGTTTCTGCGCAGCAAGATCCAGAATATACTCATTATATGTATAATATGAGCGTTGTCAATCCTGCGTATGCAACTGGAGTTCCTGCCATGATGAATTTCGGAGGACTATATAGAACACAATGGGTTGGAGCATACGGAGCTCCTAAAACATTCACATTTTTCGGTCACACTGCTATTACAGATAAAATAGAAGCAGGAATCTCATTTGTTTCAGATGATATTGGTGATGGAGCTAAAAAAGAAAACAACGTTTATGCAGATTTTGCATATGTTTTAAAATTAAGCAATAAAGATAAACTGTCATTAGGATTGAAAGCTGGATTTTCGTCTATGCAAAGCAATTTTAACGGATTTCGTTTTACAGATCCTCAAACCGATTATGCTTTTTCAGAAAACATAAACGCTACAAAACCTAATATTGGAGTTGGAGCCTATTATTTTAGAGATAATCTTTATGTTGGATTATCTGTTCCGAATCTTTTAAAATCAAAATATATTGAAGAAAAATCAGGTGTCAATGCTTTTGGTTCTGAAGAAATACATACTTTTTTAACAGCAGGATATGTTTTTCAGCTTAATGATATGTTGAAACTGAAACCTGCATTTATGTCCAAATTTGTCAAAGGTTCTCCAATCACTTTAGATGTTACAGCAAACGTATTGTATAATGAAAAATTTGAATTTGGTGCCGCATATAGAATTGACGATTCTGTAAGTGCATTGTTTAATATTAATGTAACACCAACTCTAAGAGTGGGTTATGCTTACGATTATACACTTACAAACTTTGGACAGTTTAATTCGGGAACACACGAAATTATGCTGTTATTCGATTTAGACTTGTTAGGAAAAGGATTTGATAAATCACCAAGATTCTTCTAA